In Tachysurus fulvidraco isolate hzauxx_2018 chromosome 3, HZAU_PFXX_2.0, whole genome shotgun sequence, a single window of DNA contains:
- the LOC113644370 gene encoding uncharacterized protein LOC113644370, with protein sequence MTQSSLHFVSWNTNGIKDTTRSPQKFSKLLDSLSNLHADVAFIQETHVGTNNYQILEDVPGWSSYFTVHSSRSKGVAILIKDSVPFEYICHDEDYSGGYIVLFCKLYGELYTLVNVYNHKADRNVLGRLKEYLMETAEGVLVVGGDFNTVLHPSFDRRSNSEATCPPRCSASLEDFTVSLKLRDIWSYNHPTDEVFTRHQNDSYSRIDMFFLPDHKMGRVANINVAHNEAEVQGLSDHHPLILELTVQRRPKTKLPKVASALPEPFTYIPDRRPGKISGAEILSAIKSLTDVGEHSLDNDVKYYKKQQCQLSETLKTEYNTLIKNKDVVNICLFNVKHLIFSQILAKRLSESISPSFKRKIETNLGPFITVTFETGPQKIKWSFLATKLKMLHLEMTKLKHISSVFTLELDMLDYLLSKEQDSSELRLLKPGCPLTKFIFSLALNELEALVLSNFCKVTVCHQRQVLRIHTAVTPEFVDDFIIYFKEISGLTIQYVS encoded by the coding sequence atgacacaatcaagtctccattttgtctcctGGAACACAAATGGTATTAAAGATACCACTAGGTCACCACAAAAGTTCTCAAAATTGTTGGACAGCCTTAGCAACCTTCATGCTGATGTTGCCTTTATACAAGAGACACATGTTGGGACAAACAATTACCAAATCTTGGAAGATGTTCCAGGCTGGAGTTCCTACTTCACTGTGCACAGCTCTCGCAGCAAAGGAGTCGCTATACTGATAAAAGACAGTGTACCGTTTGAGTACATATGTCATGATGAGGATTATAGTGGAGGTTACATTGTGCTCTTCTGTAAACTATATGGGGAACTATACACACTGGTTAATGTGTACAATCATAAAGCAGACAGAAATGTCTTGGGTAGACTGAAAGAGTATTTGATGGAAACAGCTGAAGGTGTGCTAGTGGTTGGAGGTGATTTCAACACAGTATTACATCCCAGCTTTGATCGGAGATCAAATTCTGAAGCAACGTGTCCACCAAGGTGTTCAGCTTCATTAGAAGATTTTACAGTTTCTCTTAAACTCAGAGACATCTGGTCATACAATCACCCTACTGATGAGGTCTTTACACGACATCAGAATGATAGTTACTCCAGGATAGATATGTTTTTCCTTCCAGATCACAAAATGGGACGAGTGGCTAATATTAATGTAGCACACAATGAAGCTGAAGTACAGGGTCTTTCTGATCATCATCCTCTTATACTAGAACTTACAGTTCAGCGCAGACCTAAAACAAAACTTCCAAAAGTTGCCTCAGCATTGCCTGAGCCTTTTACATACATACCTGACAGAAGACCAGGGAAGATTAGTGGGGCAGAAATACTGAGTGCCATTAAGTCTTTGACTGACGTAGGAGAGCACTCACTTGATAATGATGTGAAATACTATAAAAAGCAACAATGTCAACTGTCTGAAACCTTAAAAACAGAATACAATACACtgataaaaaacaaagatgtaGTAAACATCTGCCTGTTTAATGTTAAGCATTTGATATTCTCACAGATTTTAGCAAAGCGTCTCAGTGAGTCCATTTCCCCTTCTTTCAAAAGAAAGATAGAGACAAATCTTGGTCCATTTATCACTGTGACATTTGAGACAGGCCCACAGAAAATCAAGTGGTCTTTCCTTGCGACAAAACTTAAGATGCTACATCTTGAGATGACGAAGCTAAAACACATCTCTTCTGTCTTCACACTGGAGTTAGACATGCTGGATTACTTGCTCTCTAAAGAACAAGACTCTTCTGAACTCAGACTGTTGAAGCCTGGGTGTCCACTCACCAAATTTATCTTCAGTCTGGCTTTGAATGAGCTAGAAGCCTTAGTTTTAAGTAACTTCTGTAAGGTCACTGTTTGCCATCAAAGACAGGTTCTGCGCATACATACGGCAGTCACACCGGAGTTTGTGGATGATTTCATCATCTATTTCAAGGAAATTTCAGGACTTACAATACAATACGTAAGTTAA